The Equus przewalskii isolate Varuska chromosome 5, EquPr2, whole genome shotgun sequence genome window below encodes:
- the LYZ gene encoding lysozyme C: MKVLLTLGLLLLSVTVQGKVFERCELARTLKRLGLDGFRGVSLPNWVCLARWESNYNTRATNYNPGSQSTDYGIFQINSRYWCNDGKTPRAVNACRIPCSALLQDDITQAVACAKRVVSDPQGIRAWVAWRNRCQNHDLTQYVKGCRV, encoded by the exons ATGAAGGTTCTCCTGACTCTGGGGCTTCTCCTGCTGTCTGTCACTGTCCAGGGCAAGGTCTTTGAAAGATGTGAGCTGGCCAGAACGCTGAAAAGACTTGGACTGGACGGCTTTAGGGGAGTCAGCCTGCCAAACT GGGTCTGTTTGGCCAGATGGGAAAGTAATTACAACACACGAGCTACAAACTACAATCCTGGAAGTCAAAGCACTGATTATGGGATATTTCAGATCAACAGCCGCTACTGGTGCAATGATGGCAAAACCCCACGAGCAGTGAATGCCTGTCGGATTCCCTGCAGCG CTCTGCTGCAAGATGACATCACTCAAGCCGTGGCGTGTGCAAAGCGGGTGGTCAGTGACCCACAGGGCATCCGAGCATG GGTGGCGTGGAGAAATCGTTGTCAGAACCACGACCTCACTCAGTATGTCAAGGGTTGCAGAGTGTAA
- the YEATS4 gene encoding YEATS domain-containing protein 4 isoform X2 produces MFKRMAEFGPDSGGRVKGVTIVKPIVYGNVARYFGKKREEDGHTHQWTVYVKPYRNEDMSAYVKKIQFKLHESYGNPLRVVTKPPYEITETGWGEFEIIIKIFFIDPNERPVTLYHLLKLFQSDTNAMLGKKTVVSEFYDEMIFQDPTAMMQQLLTTSRQLTLGAYKHETECTFKHNFLLILLNLSLSYFLFTSFY; encoded by the exons ATGTTCAAGAGAATGGCCGAATTTGGGCCTGACTCCGGCGGGAGAGTGAAG ggGGTTACTATTGTTAAACCAATAGTTTATGGTAATGTTGCTCggtattttggaaagaaaagagaagaagacgGGCACACCCATCAGTGGACAGTGTATGTAAAGCCCTACAGAAACGAG GATATGTCAGCATATGTgaagaaaatccaatttaaatTACATGAAAGCTATGGTAATCCTTTAAGAG ttGTTACTAAGCCTCCATATGAAATTACTGAAACAGGATGGGGTGAATTCGAAAtaatcatcaaaatatttttcattgatcCTAATGAAAGACCT GTAACCCTGTACCATTTATTAAAGCTGTTTCAGTCAGACACCAATGCAATGCTGGGAAAAAAGACAGTGGTTTCAGAGTTCTATGATGAAATG ATATTTCAAGACCCAACAGCAATGATGCAACAATTATTAACAACATCTCGTCAGCTAACATTAGGAGCCTATAAGCATGAAACAGAAT gtACATTTAAGCATAACTTTTTGTTAATCTTGCTTAACCTGTCACTcagttattttctgtttactaGTTTTTACTAA